The segment ggtattcccatctctttaagaattttccagtttgttgtgataaacagtcaaaggctttggcatagtcaataaagcagaagtagatgtttcctgaactctcttgctttttcaatgatccaacagaagtttgcaatttgatatctggttcctctcccttttctaaatctagcttgaacatctggaagttcacggttcatgtactgttgaagcctgacttggagaattttgagcattactttggaagtgtgtgagatgagtacaattgtgcagtagtttgagcattctttggcgttggaatgaaaactgacctttcccagtcctgtggtcactgctgagttttccaaatttgttggcatattgagtgcagcactttcacagcatcatcttttaggatttcaaatagctcaactggaattccatcacgtccactagctttgttcatagtgatgcttcctaacgcccacttGTACAAAACTAGCAATCGAGAAAAATCTGCACGAGTCAATAGTCTGtagcactgtataatcataatccTTTACCCTTGGCAGAGACTTGCATGCTAACTGGACTGAAGGGCCATAAAGCCTCAGGAGAGATAAGCTGTAGAATTGTACCAATGGGGTACCAAGCAACAGGGACATTCGGCCTTACCAGGATAAAATGTGTGTCAGTTTTCTAGCAAAGTCATCTTGAATGGAAAGAGACAGGGAAGAACATGGTTgcatgacagaaaatgaagcaggaaagGGAGAAGCTGACCATATTCTGGTAGCTACAACATTGTGACAGGTAAGGTCTGAGCTATGTTACTGATGAAGTAAAAAGATATTTAACAGGCCAAAGAATTTAAAACCCTAGGGAACTTGAATAACCAGCCACAAAAAAGGGCTctcatgtggagaaaagggaatgctcttgcactgttggtgggaatataaattgatacagccactatggaagacagtatggagattccttaaaaaattaggaataaaaccaccatatgacacagcaatcccactcctaggcatataccctgagaaaaccaaaattgaaaaagacccattgttcattgcaacactatttacaacagctagaacatggaagcaacctagatatccatcaacagatgaatggataaagaagttgtggtacatatacatatatataatggaatattcagttcagtcactcaattgtgtccgactctgcaaccccagggattgcagcatgccaggcttccctgtccatcatcaactcctagagtttactcaaactcatgtccatcaagtcagcgatgccatccaaccatctcgtcctctgtcgtccccttctcctcctgccttcaatctttcccagcatcagggtcttttcaaatgagccaattctccgtatcaggtggccaaagtattggagtttcagtttcaacatcagtacttccagtgaatattcaggactgatctcctttaggatggacgggttggatctccttgcagtccaagggactctcaagagtcttctccaacaccacagttcaaaagcatcaattctttggctctcagctttctttatagtccaattctcaaatccatacatgactactggaaaaaccatagctttgactagatggacctttgttgtcaaagtaatatctctgctttttaatatgctatctaggttggtcataactttcctttcaaggactaagtgtcttttaatttcatggctgcagtcaccatctgcagtgattttggagccccaaaaaataaagtctgacactgtttccccatctatttgccatgaagtgatgggaccagatgccatgatcttcgttttctgaatgttgagctttaagtcaaccttttcactctcctctttcactttcatcaagaggctctttagttcttcttcactttctgccataagggtggtgtcatctgcatatctgaggttactgatatttttcccagcaatctggattccagcttgtgcttcatccagtccagcatttctcatgatgtactctgcataagttaaataagcagggtgacaatatacagccttaacgtactccttttcctatttggaaccagtcttttgttccatgtccagttctgagtAGCGGactattactcggccataaaaagggacacatttgagtcagttctaatgaggtggatgaacccagagcctatcatacagagagaagtcagaaagagaaagataaatatcatatattaatgcatatacagaatctagaaaaaaatggtactgaagaatttatttgcagggcagcaatggagaaacagagaatagacttatggacatggggagagggaaggagagggtgagatgtacgcAAGGAGTATCATGGaaatttatattaccatatgtaaaacagatagccaatgggaatttgctgtatggggggtgggggggaggaatCTCATTGTTACGGCTCCTACTACAAAAAGCCATCAACAAATTTAGAAACAGCGAAATAGAGAGATGTGTAGGTTTATTCTTGGTAGACAGCTTGTGTTGCCTCTTGTCCATTTCCCTCCCACCACATCCCAAAAAAAAAGTGGGTAGGAAGGGGAATTCAATCTCAAGACTTTACTTTGCAATGTGGTTCCAAATGCCGCTCCACAGCATATACAACACCTTCCTTCACACTTGTAGGGAAAAATCCAGCTCACCACATTTGGGTGTTGTTACTTTTAGTATAAGCTTTAGGTCTTCTATAAGAAGAATCACTCTGGATTCAAATCACACGGATGTCAATGAatgttttttccattgtataatcatttaaaaatcacctACGAATTAAAACTTGACATGATACACTGAGAATTTAGGATCATTTTTCACCAGTCCCCTGTTCTTGTGGTTGACTTCAAATGTTTGGTACAGGTGATTATAAGACGATATATTCCATGAAAAAAACATTCATGCTGGAATTATAAAATCAAATTTGTGATACAGttcttttaaagtctgtttttaacttttgtcCTTAGGAGCTACTTTCTTCTTGTTCTGACCAGTGACCTTTTTCCTATGACAATGAAAAGAAAGTTGAATTAGAAATTTTAGATATATGTACTTTCCAAAGCCCTACcagtttaataaacatttactgaaaccTCCACGATCAAGTATATGAGACATCAGGAACACAAAGCTGTGTCTCTGCCCTTTAGAAAAACACATCCACCTAAGTGAGAGAGAAACACCACAATAAACTACATTACAACATGGCATAAAAGATTCTGACCTAATAAAAAGAGTTCACATTGATTAACTGGTAGACACTGTTACAAGTGCTTTCTATGTATCAACTCAGATCTTCTAACTTACGAATAAGATTCTATTAGTATCCTCGTTATACAGATGTGGAAAATGAGGTGGAGTGGTTGAGTAACTTGCAGACCATCACACACTGATAGTATTAGATATGAACTCCGATATTCTGATTTTAGAGTTTGGTGAATGGTGAATGCCATCAACTAACTCTTAACCCAAGAAAAAAACTtctgagaaaataataaatatttgcatacTACAGCAGAGTAATGCCAATCAACTCACTTAATCCTTCACTAACAGTGGCAGAGTTATTATTTATATAACTATTTCCATTATATACAGGGGGAAAGAGGCTTAAAGATGTGATTTGTTCAAAATCACACAGGAAGAGGTGATATTAGAGCCAGTTCTTCTTGCTCCATATCCAGTCTCCTCCACCCTCTACTACACCAGGGTGAGTCTATAGTGCCTGAAGTGAGGTCCACTAGGCAACAGGATTTAGGTTTATTACTCAGTTGGGAAGCAGGGTCTGAAGATATGGACTTAACAGTAATCAGCATAGAGCTGAGGCCACAGGTGTGGGTAGGATCATCATAGCAACATCTACAGTGGAAAGGTAAGCTGGTGTCAGATCAGCTCTTATGTGTATGTTATGTTAAGAAATATGGTTTTTCAATGTGAAGAAAACAGACAACCAAAGCATCTTAAGCAGGGGCTAGGGACAGGTTTATATCAAGTGTCCTCAAAGTCTTAGTGCAGCCGTAAGTTTTAATAACTTCAGGGCATAAAGGCTACGTACGGATTTATAAAAATcaacaattaaaatataatttaaaatatcagtatTTATTATTACAGTTCAACAGAGCCATGATCTTATGCTCTAGTTGATTTTCTGTCTTTGTAAAAACTTTCCTCAGCTGCTAGTCAGTACCTAACAGGATTACACTTTCAATCAGCTTTACGATCACCCAAGAATGAGGTTCTGATGTACATGCAACAATTCAGAAACagctcatcacaagaaaaagtcTAGTGAGACAGATAAGGTGACAAAGCAGGGCAACCTCCTGTGCCAATGCACTGGTCTACTAATCGTCTAATAATCCACCCAGCAACTGTTgccacaaagaaaaataaaagatgcatTAAGAAGGCACAACACTGATTAGGTACGAATTAATCTTTCCAGTGATGTATTTTCATAAGGTGGTAACATTTATTCCTCCCGTTATTAAAGCTTAAAACCACTAAACCCTTGGGACACTCTGTACACACCATGTACTGGGCTTGAACATGACTTCCCACAATACAAAATGTCAGGCTGACTCTTTCTCTCAGAAGGAAAGTGCAGGGCAGTTTTCTCACCTGAGTTCACCTTGTTCCTTCTACATGCCTAAATTTTACCTATCCCTGAAGATAATTCTACTTctgtaaaattttttgtaaatGACACCAATTCAtgatttttcccttctctagcttctattttacttaaaaattattttctaattatttttttcatgtatacTAATCTCCTTTCCCTAACTTCAGGAACGGGGTCTCATTTTACACCCTTTTTACACCTTACTACATATTATGTACGTAGTACGTATTAATACAGATATATGCAGTAAGGCTAAAGATGGACAGTAAGTACTTGGTAAATGCccacattttatatatgttatatattaactGGTACTGACAGAATTTAAAGTGTCATTTTTCTTAAAGAGTGGAAAGAATAGTACTATGCAGAGTATTTTAGTCTGCCCCTATGAGATCACGGTTTCCTAGTAGTGATAGGCAAAAAAGGTAGTCCTGTGTACAgtctaaaaaaatagaagaagaaaaaactgtACTTTGAAATCCTCAAAATATTAAGCTAAATGACTGAACTTATAATTTACTcgtttataatttatatataaataaacttgtatataatttcatataaatatgtaaatgtttataatttacatataaataaatttataatttactcAAATTATACTTTTCAGAGATGTTTCAACATGCTTCAGTGTAAATCCTACTGAAATCCTCTCCAGAATATGAAGCTTCAAGGGAGACTCCGTTGACGTGAGTTCACAGTCCTAACAAGTGGCTGCAGTAGTGTGTCCAGATGCAGGCTGCGTGGAGATGGTGCATGCGTGTGTCCTAAGTCactgcgtccgactctttgtgaccccatggactgtagctcgccaggctcctctgtccacgggactctccaggcaagaatactggactgggttgccatggccttctgcaggggatcttccagacccagggactgaacctgtgtctctttagtctcctgcactggcaggcgggttatttaccactagtgctacctgggaagtccatgtggAGACAGTGGACAGTGCAATTCTAACTCACAGTGAATTGAAATCATATTtccaaagatggaaaaagaaaatcattaataTATTAGACAAATTCCAAGATTTAATTAACCAAGTTTCCAAATCATTAGCACCCTAAGATATATTACTTTTATTACATTCTATAATGTAATAAAATTACATTCTATAACGGACTGTTGTtaatgtttagttgctcagttgtgtccaactcttttgtgaccccatggactgtagccccccaggctcctctgtccatggaatcttccaggtaagaatactggagtgggttgccatttccttctccataatggACTGTAGACCtatcaaattttatttctaaaaatctatCCTAAGGAAAAATAATGCCCATGTTATATGAATACGACAGAGTCAAACTAACTTTTACCATATACTTACCGTTTATCCTTagctttttctaaaaaatatttcgGAGTTGTACTAATGCTCTCCCTTTCCAAGGGCTTCTtaatcatctttttcttttgtttactggaagttacaaagagaagaaagaactgAATTAAGTGCAACTTAATTTAGAGAGCTAAAACTAAAACTAGTTTTGGTTCTTGGTCACAAAATTTGTTTATCTACTTCCCGGTTTACAGTGACAACACTGTATCCACTGTAATATACTAGTTTACCTAATAGTATCTAGAGCGGTAATCCGAAGAGATGAAAttcaaccaatttttaaaaaggcactgATTATGATTAAAATATGTGTCACTCTCATATCCTGCCAATAAGTGCTAGAGTCTGATTTTGGCCAATTAACTACTTTTTACTAGCtttatgaattaaaattaagCATATTTCACTCATatgtaataacattttaaaaatctgagtacTCAAAATTTCAGGGATGAAAAACTGACAGGGAAAGAACACACAGTATTCACAAATATTTAAGAGGAAagcttttactttaaaatgttctaaaatagtAATGTTGACAGAACTATAATGTATGAGTGTGAAAGTAAGAATGTAcatgcaaagagagaaaaactccCAAGGAAATTCAAGACTGTACCTTAGTAGTTTCTGGAAACCTTTTATGTACTCTGGGACAGGACATCCAGCCTGCTGGATAACATTGGCAACACTGAAAAAGGTACCGGTAAACATAAATTTGTATCTTGTCAAACTGTTGCTTATGTACTTAAACCCTCTGCACAACAGAAGAGGAACTGAGACTACACAAACAAGAAACTAATCCAGTAAAGTGTTCTGATAAATTATTACCAATTATTACCAGAAGCAATCATATCGGACTACTGAGAGAACAGTCTGCTGGACTGCAATCAAGGTACTGATGAATAATTTTAGCTAGCAACCGCTTCTACTCAACATGTATCAAGCCCTAACCAGCACAGCCCAGTGTTAGAAGAAACAGTGAAGTCAGAGTCACACTTAAATTTATTAAATCACAGGGCTTGGCTGACTTGAGCTTCTCATGTACAGTCACTTATTCAATGTACAGTCACTTACAAGCTTTTGTAGTatcatcattatccccatttcccagatggaaaagaaaactgaggtgcaCACACTGATACGGGGGGTCATCACAGTCACATGCTTAGAGCTGCTGAGAACTCAGGTGCATCAAGGCTGCTGGAATATAGTCCCCTACATATCACACGAGAATGTCTGCTCATGACAAAACCAAGGTTGACAGAGCCAAGGCTCAGAAGGCACAAATCAAAATCTGTGCCACAACTGAGAAACAGGTCAATGTACAAACCACCTCCATCCACAGCTTGATTTCATTTGTTAGAAATAGGAACTGCTGTCAGTTATCATCAGCCTAACATTTCTGTAGGCAGCCCAAGTGTAGGAAATACAACTCAGCTTTTACATTAACATCTATGATGATGGGCTAAGTTAAGACGAGATTCTAAAAATGTATCTATCATAGGTTGCCCAGGCCTCAAGGGGCTACAACTGAATAATATCGGAGTGTGTAACTAAAACAGTTTTACCTCTATGACAAGTGACCTGGGACTAAAGATAAACTCCATCTGCCCTAAGAGTAATGGGAAGAATGCACCATGCTAAGAGATCATTTTGACTAGGCTGTAACATAAGAGATTCAGGGATTAACTTTAGCGATTCACTAATCCAAAAACCTTAACATCACCTTGTGATTAATATCAAGTGATGTTATTGGGAGAATTCTGTGAGTCTGAAACTTAAACGAATATTCTCTTGTGAATACTTCCAAAATCTAACAATGGAAGGACAAAAATGAAGCcttttgatcatttttctttcatggctAACATTTGGTTGACTAATACCATAAAAGAATTGGGACACAGCCATTTTGTAATTATCCATTAATTGTGTATAAGAATAAAGAACTAAACTTTGCCAACTTAACAGTAAGCTATTTCTCCTAATTTACCTTCTTAATAATGGTTTATCATCTTCAGTGAAAAATGTAACAGCTTTTCCTTTATGCCCAGCTCTTCCAGTTCGACCTAAGAGAAATCagatcattaaaaaacaaacaaaaaaacaaactcattttTGAGGGGAACGGGACCTTCAAGATTCACATATACAAGGTCACTGGATTTTCACAGtactgaaaaaaatgaacatgCTGAAGGGACTCTGGTAGACATGCTAAGACAGATGAGTGAGGGGGAGGGGCACATGACTCACCTATCCTGTGAATATATTCCACTGAGCTGGTTGGAAAGTCATAGTTGATAACCAAGTTCACACCTTTAAAATCGATCCCTCTGGCTAGTAAGGCTGTACAAATAAGAACCCAGATTTTTCCTGCTCTGAAGCTGTGGACTGTGTTATCTCTCTGGTTAACAGAACATACAGCAGATGTTTTAGTACCACTCTGGGAATGGAAAACAAGTGCTTCATAAATGCCAGTACTTGGTTCTTTGTTGTTTTGAAAGTTTACATTTGACTTTACCTGTTGCTGTGTTCTGTCCGCATGAATAACATCCACGTTAATACCTTCATATATGAGCTCATGAAAAAGTTCTTTAGCCCTTTCAAtggactgaacaaaaacaagaacaggtGGATTGAAACCCTAAAAGAAAGCACACATAACCCGTAACTATTATATCTGCATCATTTCGTAAGATTTTAATTCAATTCAGAAATTGCCAAATTTCTCAGACCTGTGATCTCAGTCTGCCTCCATCTTCCTCAGCACCCATTCTCTACAATGGGCTTTTCCTACTTAACTTGAACAGTACTCTCCATTTTGCCCGTTCCAAAAATCGTCTAATTAATCCCCCTTCACCTTTCTACAGCAATGGATGTCCACTCCTTGAAATAAACATCTGTTTGCTTCTGTGCCTCAGAACATTTTTGTTCcttcttaaaatataataattgtcACTTTAATCCATTATTTATCCTAACTGTGGGTATTCCCCAAAGCTTAGTTCCTGGTTCTCAGTTCTCTCAAAATTATCTTACCAAGTTAGACAAAATTTAAGTTGTAACTACCAGCTCTGAGcaaatgatttttacattttgtatTATCAAACCCTGCTTCTCTCTCAAACCCGCTTTCTATATTTTCAACTGTCAGCATTAGGACTTGACCTTGTTATTATGGTCCATACATCCTTTCAGAACCTAATGAAAGATACGAAGCTGTCTAATAGGCAACCAGACATTCACACAATTTCAGAAGGTTCACAAAACTGAAGTTCATACATGGCTAAAAATCCCTGGAGTATAATCCTATGTAAATATCTCTGAAAACCTTCCATTTCCTATTGCCAAGTGACATCATTATTAGCAAAACTAACAAACAGAGCACAATGTGCCAAGCACTATTCTAAGTACTATATTTGTATTAATTCAGTAACAAGACAAAAACCCCACCCTAGTGGGGCCTACTCATGTAAGGCCCCAGTTCTCCATGAAGCAGCAGAGTGGTGGGGGGAGATTTATATATCCATGCATACTCttgctttattgcactttgcaggTTTTTCATAAAtcaaaggtttgtggcaaccctacGTTCAAGCAAGTCTATCGacaccatttttttccccaacaccaTTTGCCTACTTCTTGTCTTTGTagcacattttggtaattcttacaatatttcaaactttttcataatTATTATATTTGCCATGGTGAGCTGTGATCAGTCCTCTTTGATGTTACTAATATGTCACTAATCACTGAAGGTGATGGTTAGCAagtttagcaataaagtatttttaattaaggtgtgTGCATTGTTTTTTCGACATAACGCCACTGCACACTTGACTACAGCATAGTGTAAATGTAACTTTCCTATGCACTGGGAAATCCCCAATATTCCTGTGACTCACTTAATTGTGATATTGGCTttactgtggtggtctggaaccgaACCCCCAGTATCTCTGAGGTCTGCTAgttcacagatgtggaaaaagGAGGCTTTCAGGCCATCAACTAGGTCTTTCCCTAGCCTTCCCTGAGCTGGCGACAGAAAACGTAACTTTATTCTAAGAGGTGAGCTTCTCCACTTGGGACGAGTTGCTCCAACGTGCTTCTTACTGACTTGCCGCTGGATTACTAAACACGACGCAGGAAAACGTGCTCAGCCTCCCGTCAGTAATACAAGGCTTGGTGAGCTTCATCGACGTTTGAAAATGCAACCCAAATCTACCTTTTTAACAAGTTCCCTCATGGCCAGTAGTTTTCCAGTCTCCGAACCAACAAAGAGAAGCTCTTGTTCTACCGTCTCTACTGCAGAGTTCCTGAGGAGAAAAACATATCTTACAGTTTGTGACAGCCAATCTTTGTTTTTCCCcataaattctaaataaatgaaaaaatttacaCACAACTCCAACAGAATGACTTTTTCCATTATCAATAAAGTAcctaattatttacattttaaagacaaagtttttttaaatttacttttacctagagaataattgctttacaatgttgtgttggtttctgccatttaacaacatgaatcagtcataagtatacatatgtcccctctctccctATCCTACCCCTCGGTTGTCACAGAGCTCCGTGTTATACcaaagttttttaattttagttcaagtacagctgatttacaatgttgtattagtctctggtgattcagttttatatatatacatacacacacacgcacacacacacatactttttcaaactcttttccatcataggtAATTATATGTGGTTTATGTATTTTACCTTTAGAAGTtcgcatctgctaatcccaaactcctactttACCCCTCCCCCCTAACTTTCCCTGAGGTATTCgtgagtttattttctatgtccatGAGCCTGTTTCTGGTTTGtgaataagttcacttgtatcgtTTTTAGATCCTACGCGTAAGCAGTATCatatctgtctctctctgacttgctCCACTTAGTCTGATCGTCTCTAGGCCCATCtgtgctgctgcaaatggcatcacaTCATTCttttctaagagtcagacatgactgaagccactcagcagcagcagcagcattccactGTGTATGTGCACGTCACATCTTTACCCGTTTATacgtcagtggacatttaggctcTGTCCACATCTtagctgttataaatagtgctgctatgaacactggggtggcatgtatcttttcaaatcagtttcctctggatatatgcccagaaataAGATTGATgtatcatatggcaactctatttttaattttttaaggaatctccatactgttctccatagtggctgcaccgatttacggtcccaccagcagtgtagcaGGGTCCCCTTTCCTCTACACCCTCTCTAGCGTTCATTCTTCGTAGCCTTTctgacgatggccattctgactcgtGTGAGGCAGTGcctcattgcagttttcagttgcatttcactaataattagtgacgttgagcatcttctcatgtgcccaTTGGCCATCTGGAtgccttcttcagagaaatgtctatttaagtctttaaatGTTCTgttctgattataaaaatgttatttcaattaaaaaaaataagacataaacAATAAGTTGCCCGCAATTCTACCCTTTTAGGACAACTTTTGATATTTTGTTGTGTTCTAgtcatatattttcatgtttccaattacttttaaaatctttctaaaagtaaaattattgggtaaaatgagaacattttaaagGTTGCTTCATATGgctaaatttttttcataatgatAGCAAAGGTTTATATATAGACAGTTGGGAGTGAGGTATCTTAAGGCTTTATTAACACTCTCTAAGCCACTGTAATATACTAGACTATGTATAAATACTTTTCCCACTCTGTTATCTCCCTTCATATTCATGGTGAAtctgttctatttttctttttatacacaGGAGTTTTAAGTTGGAAGTAGATAGgatattctttattatttcatttggctttttACTTAACATGGTATTACAAGCACTTTTTCATATAGCTACAATCTTCACTTTTACTACTTCATTTCCATTCTcctggcaacaatactggagtacgtagtcattcccttctccagggaacctttccAACCTAGcaattgaacacaggtctcctgcactgcaggcagattctttactgtctgagccaccagggaagctccatactACTTCATGGGTTGCACTACAGTATATCAGGGGCAGTATTATAATTTCATAAAACTTTTTTCCTACCGTTTAGCATAAATGCaccccaaaatatttttaaaaagcaattataaaTCAAGTGGCTCAGTAACATCAGCTTCCTTCTCTCAGCCCTACTGAGTTAAGCCATCAAAGAGATTAAATCCTCTGGGTGGCCACAGAGCTCATGGTCATACTTTATGGAAGGGAAAAATCAACTAAATGCATGATGACAGCAATATCTACATGACAATATGAGAATGTCCCTTTAGATTATTCTAACACAGAATATCCTTAATCAATCTTGACTTTAAAGAATATGTTTCTTTCAGTAGAACTCTTTTTATTAATCTTAGGCCACACAACCTGTCTCTTTTAGTctaaaataatgacttttttttttttttaatcagtgggATAACGTGGAAGAATTACCTTGCTCCAATGGATACAGTAATGACATTGTCCAAGTTCAGTTTGCACCACTGTTCAACATCATAGGCAAAAGTTGCACTGAACATAGCTCTCTTCACCTTGTGGGATGTACAGGCCAAGAAAATGGAAGCCAGCTGGTCTCTGAACCCAGTTTTGCCATCTTCAAACAGTTTATCTGATTCATCTACTACCAGCCATTCAACactaagaaacaacaacaaaaaacatttgTGGTTTATTGAACTGAAAGATCCAGGACACGTCATTAAACTACTTCTTCAAACCACAATGACGCGTCTCAGATCTACATACTGTACCAGAAAAAGGTAcaagaaaaataagcaataaaaaggcaaaacaagaTCAACATAAATTACTGTACCTATTCCATTAGACCCAAAGGATATGAAGTCCCACTGGCAATGTCAGAACCTCAGATAAACATTAGGAACTCCATCACCACTGCTGAAAAGATGTGAAAATTTCTAGGGAAACTCTGTACTAATTGCTTATCAGAATCTGTTAACTTTATTTCAGACCAGATAGTTACTTTTTTCTCAGCACCAACATTGACTGAAAGCTGGCAGATAGCAAGCTCCAAAGGGCAATAATACGAGTATTATATTATAGTTGAGGACAAAATATAATCAacttaatgaaaaacaaacataaaagacATTATTAATGTACCTTGTTAAGTCTATTCCTGGAGGATCTTGT is part of the Budorcas taxicolor isolate Tak-1 chromosome 19, Takin1.1, whole genome shotgun sequence genome and harbors:
- the DDX52 gene encoding probable ATP-dependent RNA helicase DDX52 isoform X1: MDAHDLFRRLGAGARFDLRRFSADAARFQIGKRKYDFDSSEVLQGLDFFGNKKSVPGDCGALRTHQELRDEEKKEESQIERKKEQNRKKKKKMTSEITSEEEVSTIQWISSVEAKIEDKNVKRENKLTSGKLEQLRKEKLNFFRNKHKIHVQGTDLPDPIATFQQLDQEYKINSRLLQNILDAGFQIPTAIQMQAIPVMLHGRELLASAPTGSGKTLAFSIPILMHLKQPTNKGFRALIISPTRELASQIHRELIKLSEGTGFRIHMIHKAAVAAKKFGPKSSKKFDILVTTPNRLIYLLKQDPPGIDLTSVEWLVVDESDKLFEDGKTGFRDQLASIFLACTSHKVKRAMFSATFAYDVEQWCKLNLDNVITVSIGARNSAVETVEQELLFVGSETGKLLAMRELVKKGFNPPVLVFVQSIERAKELFHELIYEGINVDVIHADRTQQQVKSNVNFQNNKEPSTGIYEALVFHSQSGTKTSAVCSVNQRDNTVHSFRAGKIWVLICTALLARGIDFKGVNLVINYDFPTSSVEYIHRIGRTGRAGHKGKAVTFFTEDDKPLLRSVANVIQQAGCPVPEYIKGFQKLLSKQKKKMIKKPLERESISTTPKYFLEKAKDKRKKVTGQNKKKVAPKDKS